The genomic interval CTCCTGTTCCTTTTGCGTTGTTTAATATGGCTACACCGAATTCATCTTGAAATATATCCAATATTGCATCCTTAGAGGGGGTCTTCCCGTCAAATCTGATTGTCATTTGATGGAGATGCATCATGCGAGAAGGCACTTTGAGCGCATCTACATACAAATTAATGTTAGGAATAATGTCTTTAAAATCGTCTTGGTGGTGAGGGTCTTTATCCCATTCAATAGAATCTTTCACCTCCTTTTTATCTTCAAGATCTGCCCATCTTCGGACCAAATTTACATCAAACCTTTTAATAGATTCTTTGTAATTTTCGACTAGAGGTTGAATTATTTTACCCATTCCTGTGACATTGCAACTTCCCTGAATTACAAAGTCTTTTTCTAATGTCTTATCATAATTTATCCTTGAATTATGAATCATGTCTGCAACAGACTTTTTTCCATATCTATCCTCACCTCCCTGAAAAACTGCCTTCTTTTTTAGCGGGGTATAGTATTTTATTTTATTCTTGTATCCATTTCCTTCTGATGATGCATCTATAACTAGATCTGATTCAGAGACTGCCTCCTCAATACTTCCAGCAATATCAAATTCCTTTTTTTTAAATTCTTTGACGAGTTTTATGGGAACAAAAACTTTGTAGCCCCTATTGATCGCTTCTCCAGTTTTTTCATCCGGCGAATATTTTGCAATCCCAACTAGCTTAGTATCATTGTCTTTTGAAATTGCCGATGCTAAACGACTA from Candidatus Nitrosocosmicus hydrocola carries:
- a CDS encoding type II glyceraldehyde-3-phosphate dehydrogenase, with protein sequence MYKVFINGYGIIGSRLASAISKDNDTKLVGIAKYSPDEKTGEAINRGYKVFVPIKLVKEFKKKEFDIAGSIEEAVSESDLVIDASSEGNGYKNKIKYYTPLKKKAVFQGGEDRYGKKSVADMIHNSRINYDKTLEKDFVIQGSCNVTGMGKIIQPLVENYKESIKRFDVNLVRRWADLEDKKEVKDSIEWDKDPHHQDDFKDIIPNINLYVDALKVPSRMMHLHQMTIRFDGKTPSKDAILDIFQDEFGVAILNNAKGTGEIRKKAIELSFDHGDTSMVHIHSELIRVQEDILKVSYSDDQTGMVIPENYMLIQSMLKKKSRKEAMKLTDKLFGLKRKKRLLEKEFH